One Helianthus annuus cultivar XRQ/B chromosome 12, HanXRQr2.0-SUNRISE, whole genome shotgun sequence genomic region harbors:
- the LOC110896776 gene encoding protein SPEAR4 produces MAVIMAKDEQTSRCSNGSSSGGGDGGGSSHRSSKKLKHKKVPQRGMGVAQLEKIISEQRQKNQNPQSHGLDHPRFTAGFTANLGGFSYESNPPFWSPAPNLMLQRSQQLQQPFSSSMVNVPVGTSSTSSSSVLNIQMEPPSNQSYYGINYHPLWQEEEKMVGMKRPYPFLLENRPMPSFHGRFPSAYVSPISGSDESASCGNGGTTSIELAHPYFRENASSSSAKSDAITMKFIEENQVLSRDFLKLAPPQAPQSNSSSKEKLYQNDQSEDPSHLSGKGGSNLPPFHGFFPAAITPMEQPENSNGEAEESVDLNLKL; encoded by the exons ATGGCAGTGATCATGGCTAAAGATGAGCAAACATCTAGGTGTAGCAATGGCAGTAGCAgtggtggcggcgatggcggTGGTAGTAGTCATAGATCTTCCAAGAAGTTGAAGCATAAGAAAGTGCCACAGAGAGGAATGGGTGTGGCTCAGCTTGAGAAGATTATATCGGAGCAACGACAGAAAAATCAAAATCCCCAAAGTCATGGGTTGGACCACCCTAGATTCACTGCAGGCTTTACGGCAAATCTTGGTGGTTTCAGTTACGAATCGAATCCACCTTTCTGGTCTCCTGCCCCTAATCTAATGCTGCAAAGATCACAACAATTGCAGCAACCTTTTTCTTCATCAATG GTGAATGTTCCTGTAGGAACTTCATCAACGTCTTCGTCATCTGTTCTAAATATTCAGATGGAGCCCCCTTCAAACCAAAGCTATTATGGCATCAACTACCATCCTTTGTGGCAGGAGGAAGAGAAG ATGGTTGGCATGAAACGGCCATACCCCTTTTTGTTGGAAAACAGGCCGATGCCATCTTTTCACGGCAGATTTCCTTCTGCATATGTGTCTCCAATCTCCGGATCAGATGAATCTGCTTCTTGTGGCAATGGAGGTACTACTAGCATAGAACTCGCACATCCATATTTCAG AGAAAACGCTTCAAGCTCAAGTGCCAAATCTGATGCGATTACGATGAAATTCATCGAAGAAAACCAAGTTCTGAGTAGAGATTTTCTCAAACTAGCTCCTCCTCAAGCACCCCAATCAAATTCAAGTTCGAAAGAAAAATTATATcaaaat GACCAATCAGAAGATCCTAGCCATTTGTCTGGAAAAGGCGGATCAAACCTACCGCCGTTTCATGGTTTCTTTCCGGCTGCAATAACACCTATGGAGCAGCCAGAAAACAGCAATGGTGAGGCAGAGGAAAGTGTTGATCTGAATTTGAAGCTATAG